A portion of the Oreochromis niloticus isolate F11D_XX linkage group LG10, O_niloticus_UMD_NMBU, whole genome shotgun sequence genome contains these proteins:
- the ptrh2 gene encoding peptidyl-tRNA hydrolase 2, mitochondrial — translation MDLSYGPLVLGVAAGLGCGLLLGWRLGARFGSTSKSLLKGNGNGSGEASVMGEGGEFKMILVVRNDLKMGKGKVAAQCSHAAVSAYKQVQRRNPELLRQWEYCGQPKVVVKAPDEDTLIDLLGRAKEVGLPVSLIQDAGRTQIAPGSRTVLGIGPGLADLIDSVTGDLKLY, via the coding sequence ATGGACTTGTCGTATGGCCCGTTGGTCTTGGGTGTAGCAGCTGGCCTCGGCTGTGGGCTCCTTCTTGGTTGGCGCCTTGGGGCCCGCTTTGGCTCAACATCCAAAAGTCTGTTGAAAGGGAATGGGAATGGCTCTGGAGAAGCAAGTGTGATGGGAGAAGGAGGCGAGTTCAAAATGATTCTGGTGGTCCGGAATGACCTAAAGATGGGCAAGGGGAAGGTTGCTGCCCAGTGTTCTCATGCTGCTGTTTCGGCTTACAAGCAGGTCCAACGCAGGAACCCTGAGCTGCTCAGACAGTGGGAATACTGTGGCCAGCCCAAAGTGGTGGTGAAGGCGCCCGACGAGGACACCCTGATTGATCTGCTAGGCCGCGCCAAGGAAGTGGGACTTCCCGTTAGCTTGATCCAGGATGCAGGAAGGACACAGATCGCACCTGGCTCACGCACCGTGCTGGGCATTGGCCCGGGCCTGGCCGATCTGATCGACAGTGTCACTGGAGACTTGAAGCTCTACTAG